The Aspergillus oryzae RIB40 DNA, chromosome 5 genome segment CCTCTGTTGGCACATCACCGGCCTCGACACCGttctcattggtggtgggatCGGGGGCATTGAGACAGGCCTATCATGAGAGAAGGTGTCAGTTCCGGCACATCGTTTACGTCaccggggggggggggaatTCAGTCCACTACTCACCTGGATGAGGTTCTTGCCCTCGGCCTTCGTCACCAATGGTTGAAGCTTGGGGGTGGTGAAAGTATAGACGAGACCAGTCTCAGACACGACCAGCAATAGCACTTGGGTGCCCGTGAGGACCGACAGCTCGTATGCCTGTTTTGCGACCGCAATGAAATCGTCAGCGATTTGGGGAGGTCAATGCACGCGACAATTGAATTATACGCGAATCAAAGAGGTGGATTGAGCCCAAACAAAAGGGAATGACCGGGCGAGAACTcgaggaaacaaagaaacaatgAGGGTATGGAGACGCGACAAGCACgtaccttcttcatgatacCCGCCTTCCGCTTGGAGAAAGTGATGTGGCGACGCGACTTATCCTGGATGAACTTGATTTCAATCTTTCTGCGCTCGCGACCGGGcttatcatcatcgtcatcgtcgtcgtcggcgCTCATGCGAGAACGCTTGGTGCCGCGGTTGTCAGCGGCGCCGTTACCGGCGGCCTGCTGCAGGTCATCCTGGGTAGGAGAAGGGTTCTCCTCACCGACGGCAGTGATGTCGGCCATGGCTGGAACAAGGGTAGAACGACGggggaagggagaaaaga includes the following:
- a CDS encoding uncharacterized protein (regulator of arginine metabolism and related MADS box-containing transcription factors) — encoded protein: MADITAVGEENPSPTQDDLQQAAGNGAADNRGTKRSRMSADDDDDDDDKPGRERRKIEIKFIQDKSRRHITFSKRKAGIMKKAYELSVLTGTQVLLLVVSETGLVYTFTTPKLQPLVTKAEGKNLIQACLNAPDPTTNENGVEAGDVPTEAPEDVAAAHNNVNAQQQNIPRPAGMHPGYMTNEQQQQMAYYQNLQQQQQAGGQYPGMPVGNRMPPQHQPTA